A region from the Rhodamnia argentea isolate NSW1041297 chromosome 7, ASM2092103v1, whole genome shotgun sequence genome encodes:
- the LOC115742579 gene encoding uncharacterized protein LOC115742579 — protein MEGTEEKLADQVLSTCFSGTDDTFGDPQVLPRVGDQYQAEIPSLDVEYDTIKHASTSMGAQFVVKGENLMTSNEIFANGEEVKDLERLGEADGDYKMDLRSLAEDPKTKMDLDVGVFYPADSSGEAWTNAECDGFLLGLYIFGKNLILVKRFVESRPMGDMLRFYYGKFYGSERYRRWSGCRKSQKRCVSGKKIFTGWRHQELLSRLVSCTSENCQKLFIEVSQQMEEGRTPFEEYVFTVKEAVGLGNLVEAVGIGTGKRDLTRVVNESAKEKNMVPPPIPTGKSCSLLSAAEVINLLTGDVRLSKARSRDLFWEAIWPRLLARGWHSEQPQHYSHSGSRHSLVFLVPGVKEFTKWCLVKGNHYFDSISDLLNKVKSEPELIGLELGAVKENTLKEESWHDTSSKCDLDNMLDRKCQQSYLQPQNSKPGPASAGFMIVDISIRQGPAKMGEARLLPSETACASTHPGLSAKDASEVSEDKDDATDNRAGSHKSGDATRVIDDIQPNLLKKSRFDLEMKAGHPDCEGSAAPQQRDLSPLACGESNSCFGNLSARRGSYKNEIHFLSPVKNKSIVLQRGSSQDFLVARSFVEISPDEHMSESCNAAFPSLNKRYSHASINSNLQQVSTDAGTHEQSPAKSSYPSSGSGQQIEPSNPSYGASNIEQQCTRNSCRRSTRNRALTRKAMEAMESRFFNTKRKRRDAKASEDVSAPISPPSNASDSKYERNF, from the exons ATGGAAGGCACTGAAGAGAAACTGGCAGACCAGGTGCTTTCTACTTGTTTCTCTGGGACCGATGATACTTTTGGAGATCCGCAGGTGCTTCCACGGGTTGGAGATCAGTACCAAGCTGAAATTCCTTCTCTAGATGTGGAGTATGATACGATAAAGCACGCAAGTACATCAATGGGTGCCCAATTTGTTGTCAAAGGAGAGAATCTGATGACTTCGAACGAAATATTTGCTAATGGAGAAGAAGTGAAAGATCTTGAACGTCTTGGTGAAGCGGATGGAGATTATAAGATGGACCTGCGTTCTTTAGCGGAGGATCCGAAAACTAAGATGGATCTAGATGTTGGCGTCTTCTATCCGGCTGACTCATCCGGTGAAGCTTGGACTAATGCTGAATGTGACGGCTTTCTCCTTGGTCTGTATATCTTTGGGAAGAATCTTATCCTTGTTAAGAGGTTTGTTGAAAGTAGACCAATGGGGGATATGTTGCGCTTTTACTACGGGAAGTTCTATGGTTCGGAGAGATATCGCAGATGGTCGGGCTGTAGGAAGTCCCAGAAGAGGTGTGTTTCTGGGAAGAAGATATTCACAGGATGGAGGCACCAGGAATTActatctcgattggtttcttgTACCTCAGAGAATTGCCAAAAGCTTTTTATCGAG GTTTCTCAGCAAATGGAAGAGGGAAGAACTCCATTTGAAGAGTATGTATTCACGGTAAAGGAAGCGGTCGGTCTTGGCAATCTAGTCGAAGCAGTAGGAATCGGCACAGGAAAGAGAGATCTCACCCGTGTGGTCAACGAGTCTGCGAAAGAGAAAAACATGGTTCCGCCGCCGATTCCAACCGGCAAATCTTGCTCTTTACTCTCGGCTGCCGAGGTAATCAACCTTCTAACAGGAGACGTTAGGTTAAGTAAAGCGAGGTCGAGGGATCTTTTCTGGGAAGCTATTTGGCCCCGCCTTTTAGCTAGAGGATGGCACTCCGAGCAGCCTCAGCATTACAGCCATTCTGGGTCAAGGCATTCTCTTGTTTTCCTCGTGCCAGGCGTTAAAGAGTTCACAAAATGGTGTCTTGTGAAAGGAAACCACTACTTCGACTCCATCAGCGATCTCTTGAATAAAGTTAAATCGGAGCCTGAGCTTATCGGGCTCGAACTCGGAGCAGTAAAGGAGAATACTCTCAAGGAAGAAAGCTGGCACGATACATCTTCAAAGTGCGACTTGGACAACATGTTAGATCGAAAATGCCAGCAGAGCTATCTGCAGCCCCAGAATTCGAAACCCGGTCCAGCTTCAGCTGGCTTCATGATAGTGGATATTTCGATCCGCCAAGGACCGGCTAAGATGGGAGAGGCGAGACTTTTACCGAGTGAGACAGCCTGTGCATCTACTCATCCTGGGCTGAGTGCAAAAGATGCTTCTGAAGTGTCTGAAGACAAAGATGATGCAACTGATAATAGAGCAGGTTCTCATAAATCAGGTGATGCAACAAGAGTTATTGATGATATACAGCCAAACTTGCTTAAGAAATCTAGATTCGACTTGGAAATGAAGGCTGGCCACCCAGATTGCGAGGGTTCTGCTGCACCGCAGCAGCGAGATTTAAGTCCACTTGCTTGTGGAGAGTCGAACAGTTGCTTCGGAAATCTCTCTGCGCGGAGAGGATCATACAAGAATGAAATTCATTTCCTTTCACCTGTCAAGAACAAGAGCATAGTCTTGCAGAGAGGTTCATCTCAAGACTTTCTGGTTGCACGTTCCTTTGTTGAAATCAGTCCGGATGAGCACATGTCTGAAAGTTGTAATGCTGCATTTCCATCTTTGAACAAGAGATATTCCCATGCATCAATCAACTCGAATCTCCAGCAAGTATCAACCGACGCTGGAACCCATGAACAAAGTCCTGCCAAATCGTCATATCCATCCTCTGGGTCGGGTCAGCAGATAGAGCCGTCGAATCCATCCTATGGCGCTTCCAACATAGAGCAACAGTGCACTAGGAACAGCTGCAGGAGAAGTACTCGGAACCGGGCATTGACGAGAAAAGCAATGGAAGCTATGGAAAGCCGGTTCTTCAACacaaagaggaagaggagagatgCCAAGGCTTCCGAAGATGTTTCAGCACCGATTTCTCCCCCATCAAATGCCAGCGACAGCAAGTATGAGCGCAACTTCTAA